The following is a genomic window from Pseudomonas sp. FP2335.
ACACCGTGGCGCTGTACCAGGCGATCCGCGCCGAGCCGGGCACCGACTGGGTGCCGCGGGTGAAGATTTTCTCGGGCAAGGCGGCGGCCAGTTATCACCAGGCCAAGCTGATCATCAAGCTGACCAACGACATCGCCCGCACCGTCAACAACGACCCCACCGTGCGCGGGCTGCTCAAGGTGGTGTTCCTGCCTAACTACAACGTCAGCCTGGCCGAAAGCATCATTCCGGCGGCGGACTTGTCGGAGCAAATCTCCACCGCCGGCTTCGAGGCCTCGGGCACTAGCAACATGAAGTTCGGCCTCAACGGCGCGCTGACCATCGGCACCATGGACGGCGCCAACGTGGAAATGCACGAACGCGTCGGCGCCGAACACATGTTCATCTTCGGCCTCAGTGCGCAGCAGGTGGAAGCGCGCAAACATGCCGGGGAGTTCAATGCCGGCCCCGATATTGCCGCCTCCCATCGCCTCAACGATGTGCTGCAAGCGATCCGCGGCGGGGTGTTCTCGCCGGATGATCCGGGGCGTTATGTGGGCCTGATCGACGGGTTGATCGACTACGACCGTTTCCTGGTGTGTGCCGACTTCGATTCCTACTGGGACGCCCAGGCGCGGGTCGAAGCGCATTGGCACGATTCCAAGGCGTGGTGGCGCTCGGCGGTGCTCAATACGGCGCGGATGGGCTGGTTCAGTTCCGACCGGACCATCCGCGAATACGCCACCGAAATCTGGAAAGCGTTGGACTAGACGCCGCACTACGTTGTGGGAGCGGGCTTGTGTGGGAGCGGGCTTGCTCGCGAAAGCGGTGGGGCAGTATCAGATGAGTTGCCTGACACGCCGTCTTCGCGAGCAAGCCCGCTCCCACACAAACCCGCTCCCACATAAGCCTTCTCCCACATTGCTCTCGCGTCGATATACTAGGCCCCGGTTTGCCTAGGGAATATCGACCATGCAATGGATTTTCATGCTGATTGGCCTCGCGCTCGGCTGGACACTCGACGAGTCGTTCAGTGACGCCGGCATCGGTGCGCTGCTGGGCTTGGGGCTTGGCCAGGCGATTCGCCTGTCGCAACTGTCGGCCCAGGCAGACAAGCAGGCGAGCCAGTTGGAAACCACGCAAAAGGCGCTGATCGCCCTGGGTGAACGCCTGCGGCTACTGGAAGTGCCCACGCCGCCGGTCGGCAGTGCCAGGGTCGAACCCTCCATTCCTGACCCCACCCCTGTCGCCAAGGCGCCCGACCTTGTCTGGGAGCTGCCGACCGAGTTGGCGCCTGTGCCGATGGTTGCCGAGGCCAGCCAGCCGCTGCCGGATGATGTCTGGGCGCCAGCGCCCGCGCCGATGCCGACACCAAGCCCGCAAGAACCGGCAACCCCGCGTGGCCCCAACCTGATCGAGCGCGCCATCAGCGGTGCGCGCAACTGGCTGTTTGGCGGCAACACCGTGCTGCGCGTCGGCGTGGTGCTGTTGTTCCTTGGCCTGGCGTTCCTGCTGCGGTATGCCACCGAAGGCATGGTGGTGCCGATCGAGTTGCGCTACGCCGGTGTCGCCGCCGCTGCGGTCGGCCTGTTGGGCCTGGGTTGGTGGCTGCGCCTGCGCAACAGCCATTACGGCTTAATGCTGCAAGGCACCGGGATCGCGGTGTTGTACCTCACGGTGTTTGCGGCGATGCGCCTGCATCCGCTGATCGATCCCAGCGCGGCACTGGGCCTGCTGGTGGCGGTTACGGTGTTCTCGGCGATCCTGGCGATCACCCAGGACGCACTGGGGTTGGCCTGTGCGGCCGCGCTCGGTGGTTTCGCCGCGCCGATCCTCACTTCCACGGGGGCCGGCAACCATGTGGCGCTGTTCAGTTACTTCGCGTTGCTTAACGCGGGCATCCTCGCGATTGCCTGGTTCAAGGCCTGGCGCCTGCTCAACCTGATCGGCTTTGTCGGCACCTTCGGCATCGGCTTCGCCTGGGGCCTGCGTTCCTACACGCCGGAACTGCTGTGGAGCACCGAGCCGTTCCTGATCCTGTTTTTCCTGATGTACCTGGCCATCGGCCTGTTGTTCACCCGGCGCAAATTGCTGGAGATGAGTGACGCGTCCGAGGACAAAAGCCGTGGAGCGCTGCTGCGCTGGTCGGCGGCCAAGGGTGATTATGTCGACGGCAGCATGCTGTTCGGCCCACCCCTGGTGGGCTTTGGCTTGCAGTTCGCGCTGGTGCAGCACCTGGAGTTCGCCGCTGCGTTCAGTGCGTTGGGCCTGGGCATTATCTACATGGGCCTGGCCCGTCTGCTCAGTGGTGGGCGCGCCTTGTTGCTGGCGGAAACCTGCCTGGCCCTGGGTGTGATCTTTGCCAGTCTGGCGATTCCCCTTGGGCTCGACGCGCGCTGGACTGCCGCGGCGTGGGCGGTGGAGGGCGCGGGGATTTTCTGGCTCGGGTTGCGTCAACAGCGGCCGTTGGCGCGAGCCTTCGGCCTGCTGCTGCAACTGGGCTCGGCAATGGCGTTCCTCAGCGAGTTGCGCATCGGCGAACACAGCCTGCTCGACGGCGCGCCATTGGGGGCGTTGCTGCTGGGCGCGGCGTTGCTGTTCAGCTTTGATCAACTGCGCAAGGCGCCGGCTGAACAGGCGGCGGATTGGGAACGTAGAGGCCTGCCGGTACTGGCGAGCCTGGGCTTGAGCTTTGTGTACCTGCTGGCGCCGTTGCTGTTGCAGACCCAGGGCACTGCCATCAGTTGGGCGATTGCCGGGCTGGCGACGCTGTTTGTCGGCCTGCGCATCGGCTCGCGCACCTTCCTGTTCACCGCGTTTGCCGTGCAACTGCTCGGCGGCGCGTTGTTCCTGCTGCGCTTGCAGGGTGGCGAGGGCGCGGCGGTATTCAGTGCGGGTTGGAGTGGTTTGCTCACCGCTTCGCTGATCGGCCTGGCGCTGATCGGCGGCATGTTGCTGGCGGCGCGCGACGACATGGTGCGTGGTGACGTGCGCTTGTTGCGTGGGCTGTCGGTGGTGTTGCTGGCCGGGCTGGTGCTGATCAACCTTGCGGTGCTGTTCGTACTGCCATGGCAAAGCGCGAGTGGCGTGTGGGCGGCCAGTGGTCTGTTGATCATCTGGTTGAGCCTGTACCTGCAACAGCGCGTGAGTTTTGTGTTTGGCTTGCTGCTGCAACTGATCGGCGGCGGTTCGTTCCTGCTGTCGGTGCCGCAGCTGCTGGGGCCGTTGAGCGGCGAAGGCTTGCGCCTGCTGGGGCATAGCGGTTTCTGGACACCGATGGTCCTGGGCCTGGCCGCGCTGGTCGGCGCCTGGCGCTTGCAGCGCGAGCGGCATGTGCCGGTGTTTGCGGTGCTGAAACTGCAACGCCTGTCCGACGTGCTGTTGGTGTGGGGCGCCGCGTGGTGGGCGCTGGCGTTGATCAGCGAGGTGCTGCGCTTTGTCCCGAACGCTTTGCAAGGCCCGTCCTTGCTCGGCATCGCCGCCGTAAGCGTGGCGCTCTGGGCGTTTGGCGCGCAGCGGTTGCGCTGGCCGTCGCTGGGCGTGCTCAGCACCTTGTTGATGCCGGCGGCGGGCGTGGTGTTGCTGGCGTCCCTGGATGCCTATTACCACCCGGCGGCGCAATTTGGCTGGTTGGCGTGGTTGGCCGTTTTCGTCGTGCACTTCATTTCGCTGCGGCGCTTGGCTTCGACAGTGCCTGGCACGGTGTTGAGCGTGGCCCATGTGCTGGGCTGCTGGATGCTGATCGGCGTGCTCGCGCTGGAACTGCGTTACGGCCTGCTGTTGCTGTCGGATCAGTACAACGCCTGGCGCTGGCTCGGTTGGGCGATTCTGCCAAGCCTGTATCTGGTGCTGGCCGCTGCGCCGCGCAACTGGCCGTGGCCGGTGTCGGCATACCCACGGGAATACCGCGTGCTCGCGGCGTTGCCATTGGCGGTGCTGATGCTCGGTTGGTTCTGGTTGGCGAACATCTTCAGCGACGGCACTGCCGAACCGTTGCCGTATGTGCCGCTGCTCAACCCGCTGGACCTGGGCCTGTTGTTCGCGTTGTTGGGCGTGTACCTGTGGGCGCGCAGTGTCGCGCCACAGCGTGGGCCGCGCGCAGAGTTGCTCGCCCAGGGGGTCGCGGGCCTGTCGCTGTTTGGGTTCTTTACCGCGCTGGTGATGCGCACCGCGCACCATTGGGGCGGCGTGCCGTTCCAGCTGGAGGCGTTGCTTGAATCGATGCTGGTGCAAGCCGGCCTGTCGATCGTGTGGACCCTGATCGCCCTTGGGCTGATGATCGGCGGCCACCTGCGCCATCGTCGCGAAGTGTGGTTGATCGGTGCGGCGCTGATTGCCGTGGTGGTGGCCAAGTTGTTCTTTGTCGAATTGAGTAACCGTGGCGGCCTGGCGCGGATCGTGTCGTTTATCGGCGTGGGCGGGTTGTTGCTGGTGGTGGGCTACTTTGCGCCGCTGCCGCCCAAGCGCGTTGAAACTGAAGGAGCATCGTCTTGATGGGCAAGCTGAGTCTGAGTGGGTTGGCGCTGTGGCTGTTGGGTTCGGCGGCCTGCGCCCAGGAAACGCCGGCCGACTTTTCGGTGCGGGTGCCATTGGCCGTGAGCGGCAACGGCCCGTGGTATCGGCTGGAGTTGCCGCTGGCCGTGCAGTTGAGTGCGCGCCAGGCAGACCTCAGTGACGTGCGTGTGTTCAACGCCGCCGGTGAGCCGCAGGCCTACGCGTTGTCGCGCCAATCCTCGCAGCGCAGCGAAAGCCGCACTGTCACCGAGGTGAAGTGGTTCCCGCTGTACGCCGCCGATACCCAGCAGGCGCTGCCCGGCGTGGTGATGAAATCCACCACCGAGGGCACGCTGCTGGAAATCCGCCCGTCCAGCGCCAAGGGGCCGCAGGTGCTGCGCGGCTGGGTGCTCGACGCCAGCGCGATCAAGGCACCGTTGCAGCAACTGAGCCTGGATTGGAGTCGTGAGCACGACGGCTTCCAACGCTTCAGCATCGAGGCCAGCGATGATTTGCAGCATTGGACGCCGTGGGGCGACGGGCAGGTTGCGCGCCTGTCGTTTGCCGACGAGCGGGTCGAGCAGCATGACGTAAACCTGCCGGGGCAATCGGCGCGCTACCTGCGCCTGGTGTGGCAAGGCCAGGCAGCGCCGTTGCTGACCTCGGCCAAGCTGGTCAGTGCCACTAGCAGCAGCCTGCCACTGCCGTTGGTATGGTCGCAGCCGTTGGCAGGCACGCGGCTCAGCGCCGGGGAATACAGCTGGCAGTTGCCGACCGGGCTGAATGTCGAGCGTTTGCGCATCGAACTGAAACAGCCCAATACCCTGGCGCCCGTCACCTTGTCGGGGCGTCGCGACAGCAAGCAGGCCTGGCAACCGTTGAGCAACGGGTTGCTCTACCGCCTGACCAGTAACGGCCAGGAGGTGGTGCAGGATGAGTTGCAGCTGCCGGGGCAGGCCGTCGCTGAACTCAAGTTGCAGGTAGACGAGCGCGGCGCAGGCCTGGGCGTCGAGGCGCCGGCCCTGCACTTTGCCGTGCGCAGCACGCAGTTGGTGTTCCTGGCGCGGGGTGAGCCGCCGTTCACCCTGGCGCTGGGCAATGCTGCGGCGAAGGCGGCGAATTTGCCGTTGTCGACACTGATTCCTGATTACAGCGCCGAGCGCCTCAGGGCGTTGGGCCAGGCCACGGTCGCCGGGGACGCGGTGGTCAACACGCCTGTTGCCGCCGCCGCCGTCGAGAGCGGGCCCGACTGGAAAAAACTCGGGCTCTGGGCCGTGCTGCTGCTTGGCGTGGCGGCGCTGGGCGCCATGGCCTACAGTTTGCTGCGCAAGCCGCCGGTGGCACGTTAGATAAAGTCCATGAACTCTATTGGGTTTAAATCCTCTGATAGGAGGAAATACGCCCCGACTCGCGCTAAACTGCGCGGGTTTTTAGCCCCCCATTCTCCGGAGCCTTACATGTCCCGCGTTACCTTGAGTCGCTATTTGATCGAGCAGACCCGCAGCAACAACACGCCTGCCGATCTGCGCTTCCTTATCGAAGTGGTGGCGCGTGCTTGCAAGGAAATCAGCCACGCCGTGTCCAAAGGCGCACTGGGTGGTGTCCTGGGCAGCATGGGCACTGAAAACGTGCAGGGCGAAGTACAGAAGAAACTCGACGTGATCTCCAACGAGATTCTGCTCGAAGCCAACGAATGGGGTGGTCACCTGGCCGGCATGGCGTCCGAAGAAATGGACAATGCCTACCAGATTCCGGGCAAATACCCGAAAGGTGCGTACCTGCTGGTATTCGACCCACTGGACGGTTCGTCCAACATCGACATCAACGCGCCGGTCGGCACCATCTTCTCGGTACTGCGTTGCCCGAACGAATACCTGAGCCAGAACGAGCCGCTGAACGAGAAGGCCTTCCTGCAACCCGGCACCCAGCAGGTTGCCGCCGGTTACGCGATCTACGGCCCACAGACCATGCTGGTGTTGACCCTGGGCGATGGCGTCAAGGGCTTCACCCTGGACCGCGAAATGGGCAGTTTCGTGCTGACCCACGAAGACATCACCATTCCTGCATCGACCCAGGAATTCGCGATCAACATGTCCAACCAGCGCCACTGGGAAGAGCCGGTGACCCGCTACGTGGGCGAGCTGATGGCTGGCGAAGAAGGCCCGCTGAAGAAAAACTTCAACATGCGCTGGGTTGCCGCGATGGTGGCCGACGTACACCGCATCCTGACCCGTGGTGGCCTGTTCATGTACCCACGCGACAGCCGCGAGCCATCCAAGCCAGGCAAACTGCGCCTGATGTACGAAGCCAACCCGATGTCCTTCCTGGTTGAGCAAGCGGGCGGCGCGTCCACCGACGGCCATCAGCGCATCCTCGACATCCAGCCTGAAGGCCTGCACCAGCGTGTGGCGGTGTTCCTGGGTTCGAAAGAAGAAGTCGAGCGTGTAACCGCCTACCACAAGAAGTAACCTTTGTAGTGCGCGGGCTTGCCCCGCGCGGCGGTGTGTCAGGTTAGCTTAAGGCGCCTGGTGTACCGCAGCGCGGGCAAGCCCGCTCACTACAAGATTTTGTGTCGGCTAGAAAGCCCCGAAACGTTTCAGCGTTTTCGGGGTTTTTTTTGTTTTTGCCCATCGGGAACCAGACACCCCTTTTCCCTTCTAAGCTTCTGGCAGACCCCCATGCTGCTTCGTCCCTCCAGGAGTTTTTCCATGTCGTTACGCCGTCTCGCCTTGCTGACTTTTTGCGTGCTGTTGGCCGCTTGCAGCAAGGTCAACCAAGAAAATTACGCAAAGCTGTCGGCTGGCATGGCCAAGGCCGAGGTGGAGTCGCTGTTGGGTAAGCCGACCGATTGTTCCGGCGCACTGGGCATGTCCAGCTGCACCTGGGGCGATAAAACCAGCTTTATCAGCGTGCAATATGCCGGTGACAAGGTTCTGATGTTTTCCGGGCAAGGCCTGAAGTAAACCGGGGCGTGAGCCTGCGGGAGAAGAAGAATGATCCGTTTTGTTGTGTTCCTTTGTGCCAGCCTGTTTTTGGCGGGCTGCGCCAGCCATTCTGGCGATGATCTGCAACCCAAGACAGCGAACAACGTCAACCTCAAGCGTTACCAGGGCACCTGGTATGAGTTGGCGCGATTGCCGATGTACTTCCAGCGCAACTGCGCGCAGTCCGAAGCCCGCTACACCCTGCTGCCGGATGGCGACATGTCGGTGTTCAACCGCTGCCTGACGACCGAATGGAAGTGGGAAGAAGCCAAGGGCACGGCCACGCCGCAAGTGCCGGGCAAGACCGACAAGCTCTGGGTCGAATTCAATAACTGGTTCACATCGCTGCTGCCGGGCGTCGCCAAGGGCGATTACTGGGTGCTGTATGTCAGCGATGACTACAAGACCGCAATCGTGGGCAGCCCGAGCCGGCGCTACATGTGGATCTTGTCGCGCTCGCCGACGGTCAGTGCCGACACCCGCGAAGACCTGCTGAGCAGGGCGCGCCAGCAGGGGTATGACACCACTCGGTTGATCTGGCGCACGTCGG
Proteins encoded in this region:
- a CDS encoding DUF2339 domain-containing protein yields the protein MQWIFMLIGLALGWTLDESFSDAGIGALLGLGLGQAIRLSQLSAQADKQASQLETTQKALIALGERLRLLEVPTPPVGSARVEPSIPDPTPVAKAPDLVWELPTELAPVPMVAEASQPLPDDVWAPAPAPMPTPSPQEPATPRGPNLIERAISGARNWLFGGNTVLRVGVVLLFLGLAFLLRYATEGMVVPIELRYAGVAAAAVGLLGLGWWLRLRNSHYGLMLQGTGIAVLYLTVFAAMRLHPLIDPSAALGLLVAVTVFSAILAITQDALGLACAAALGGFAAPILTSTGAGNHVALFSYFALLNAGILAIAWFKAWRLLNLIGFVGTFGIGFAWGLRSYTPELLWSTEPFLILFFLMYLAIGLLFTRRKLLEMSDASEDKSRGALLRWSAAKGDYVDGSMLFGPPLVGFGLQFALVQHLEFAAAFSALGLGIIYMGLARLLSGGRALLLAETCLALGVIFASLAIPLGLDARWTAAAWAVEGAGIFWLGLRQQRPLARAFGLLLQLGSAMAFLSELRIGEHSLLDGAPLGALLLGAALLFSFDQLRKAPAEQAADWERRGLPVLASLGLSFVYLLAPLLLQTQGTAISWAIAGLATLFVGLRIGSRTFLFTAFAVQLLGGALFLLRLQGGEGAAVFSAGWSGLLTASLIGLALIGGMLLAARDDMVRGDVRLLRGLSVVLLAGLVLINLAVLFVLPWQSASGVWAASGLLIIWLSLYLQQRVSFVFGLLLQLIGGGSFLLSVPQLLGPLSGEGLRLLGHSGFWTPMVLGLAALVGAWRLQRERHVPVFAVLKLQRLSDVLLVWGAAWWALALISEVLRFVPNALQGPSLLGIAAVSVALWAFGAQRLRWPSLGVLSTLLMPAAGVVLLASLDAYYHPAAQFGWLAWLAVFVVHFISLRRLASTVPGTVLSVAHVLGCWMLIGVLALELRYGLLLLSDQYNAWRWLGWAILPSLYLVLAAAPRNWPWPVSAYPREYRVLAALPLAVLMLGWFWLANIFSDGTAEPLPYVPLLNPLDLGLLFALLGVYLWARSVAPQRGPRAELLAQGVAGLSLFGFFTALVMRTAHHWGGVPFQLEALLESMLVQAGLSIVWTLIALGLMIGGHLRHRREVWLIGAALIAVVVAKLFFVELSNRGGLARIVSFIGVGGLLLVVGYFAPLPPKRVETEGASS
- a CDS encoding DUF3999 domain-containing protein, which produces MGKLSLSGLALWLLGSAACAQETPADFSVRVPLAVSGNGPWYRLELPLAVQLSARQADLSDVRVFNAAGEPQAYALSRQSSQRSESRTVTEVKWFPLYAADTQQALPGVVMKSTTEGTLLEIRPSSAKGPQVLRGWVLDASAIKAPLQQLSLDWSREHDGFQRFSIEASDDLQHWTPWGDGQVARLSFADERVEQHDVNLPGQSARYLRLVWQGQAAPLLTSAKLVSATSSSLPLPLVWSQPLAGTRLSAGEYSWQLPTGLNVERLRIELKQPNTLAPVTLSGRRDSKQAWQPLSNGLLYRLTSNGQEVVQDELQLPGQAVAELKLQVDERGAGLGVEAPALHFAVRSTQLVFLARGEPPFTLALGNAAAKAANLPLSTLIPDYSAERLRALGQATVAGDAVVNTPVAAAAVESGPDWKKLGLWAVLLLGVAALGAMAYSLLRKPPVAR
- a CDS encoding class 1 fructose-bisphosphatase is translated as MSRVTLSRYLIEQTRSNNTPADLRFLIEVVARACKEISHAVSKGALGGVLGSMGTENVQGEVQKKLDVISNEILLEANEWGGHLAGMASEEMDNAYQIPGKYPKGAYLLVFDPLDGSSNIDINAPVGTIFSVLRCPNEYLSQNEPLNEKAFLQPGTQQVAAGYAIYGPQTMLVLTLGDGVKGFTLDREMGSFVLTHEDITIPASTQEFAINMSNQRHWEEPVTRYVGELMAGEEGPLKKNFNMRWVAAMVADVHRILTRGGLFMYPRDSREPSKPGKLRLMYEANPMSFLVEQAGGASTDGHQRILDIQPEGLHQRVAVFLGSKEEVERVTAYHKK
- a CDS encoding lipocalin family protein — translated: MIRFVVFLCASLFLAGCASHSGDDLQPKTANNVNLKRYQGTWYELARLPMYFQRNCAQSEARYTLLPDGDMSVFNRCLTTEWKWEEAKGTATPQVPGKTDKLWVEFNNWFTSLLPGVAKGDYWVLYVSDDYKTAIVGSPSRRYMWILSRSPTVSADTREDLLSRARQQGYDTTRLIWRTSDKEMAKTSQ